In the Campylobacteraceae bacterium genome, one interval contains:
- a CDS encoding HAMP domain-containing histidine kinase: protein MFIKDFFKDLKNTIGFILFKKIFFGYILLVLCFTSYQIYTQYSFAKNIVLKDLINTEKSFYKVLATSIWHFDEVKIKSDVDAIISAKTITGISVLTPLNEVLSLKGTVLKKQKEYTNFIFEGKKEIVFLDDLLFHEFDLINYENSPDEVLAKVTFYTKKNVIFELAKESIYLILINALSTSFVLWILFLYFANKILTIPLRQLSEASKELRIKEYKEIEISLSTEKKHELNTLVENFNLMSKRINESYLDLKELTIVQEKQKNELIEVNKHKDVFLANMSHELKTPLNSINVISSVMMKNKRDTLDEKQVKNLEIINACGNDLLYLINDVLDISKLEAKEVILNYEDLNVYETMRELKDMFLPQIEDKGLTFIFEVDESIDYIYSDKQRIKQMVKNLLSNSLKFVKEGSISLLVKDEKDNIKIFVKDEGIGIEENKLKHIFDRFKQVDGSTTRKYGGTGLGLAICKEIALLLEGDIHVNSKMNVGSVFVITIPKKLDELTALPRIKKLQENKSKKILKTKYEDILVLNNAPIEFLSLIIELKKESNVIQVNDLKELKELWNNKNISLVVIDISSLNKEECEIISKDLKNKLFIIYEDEIFDNIKNKTSDFMKKPINKTDFIDKVIALKH from the coding sequence ATGTTTATAAAAGACTTTTTCAAAGATTTAAAAAATACAATAGGGTTTATATTATTTAAAAAGATATTTTTTGGATATATTTTACTCGTTTTGTGTTTTACCTCTTATCAAATATACACACAATATTCTTTTGCTAAAAATATTGTATTAAAGGATTTAATTAATACAGAGAAGTCTTTTTATAAGGTATTAGCAACAAGTATTTGGCATTTTGATGAAGTTAAAATTAAATCAGATGTTGATGCAATTATTTCGGCAAAAACAATTACTGGTATTTCTGTGCTTACTCCACTTAATGAAGTATTGAGTTTAAAAGGAACGGTTTTAAAAAAACAAAAAGAGTATACAAATTTCATTTTTGAGGGAAAAAAAGAAATTGTTTTTTTAGATGATTTGCTTTTTCATGAATTTGATTTAATCAATTATGAAAACTCTCCTGATGAAGTGTTAGCAAAAGTAACGTTTTATACGAAAAAGAATGTTATTTTTGAACTTGCAAAAGAAAGTATTTATCTGATTCTCATTAATGCTTTAAGTACCTCTTTTGTTTTATGGATTTTATTTTTATATTTTGCAAATAAGATTTTAACCATCCCTTTAAGGCAGTTATCAGAAGCCAGTAAAGAACTTCGGATTAAAGAATACAAAGAGATTGAAATAAGTTTAAGTACAGAAAAAAAACATGAATTAAATACGCTTGTAGAAAATTTTAATCTAATGTCAAAAAGAATTAATGAGTCTTATTTAGATTTAAAAGAATTAACAATAGTACAAGAAAAACAAAAAAATGAGTTAATAGAAGTGAATAAACATAAAGATGTTTTTTTAGCAAATATGAGTCATGAATTAAAAACGCCTTTAAATTCTATTAATGTTATTTCTTCTGTGATGATGAAAAATAAAAGAGATACATTAGATGAAAAACAAGTAAAAAATTTAGAGATTATTAATGCTTGTGGCAATGATTTATTGTATTTGATTAATGATGTTTTAGATATTTCTAAACTGGAAGCAAAAGAAGTGATTTTGAATTACGAAGATTTAAACGTATATGAAACAATGCGTGAACTTAAAGATATGTTTCTGCCTCAAATTGAAGACAAAGGCCTTACTTTTATTTTTGAAGTGGATGAAAGTATAGATTATATTTATTCTGATAAACAAAGAATTAAACAAATGGTAAAAAACTTATTAAGCAATTCTTTGAAGTTTGTAAAAGAAGGAAGTATCAGTTTACTCGTAAAAGATGAGAAAGATAATATAAAAATATTTGTTAAAGATGAGGGTATTGGTATTGAAGAAAACAAACTAAAACATATTTTTGATAGATTTAAACAAGTGGATGGCAGTACAACCAGAAAATATGGAGGTACGGGCTTAGGACTTGCTATTTGTAAAGAAATTGCGCTGTTATTAGAAGGAGATATTCATGTTAATAGTAAAATGAATGTGGGAAGTGTTTTTGTTATTACTATTCCTAAAAAACTAGATGAACTAACAGCTCTTCCACGTATTAAAAAATTACAAGAAAATAAAAGCAAAAAAATACTAAAAACAAAATATGAGGATATTTTAGTTTTAAATAACGCACCTATAGAATTTTTAAGTTTGATAATTGAACTTAAAAAAGAATCAAATGTAATACAAGTCAATGACTTAAAAGAATTAAAAGAGCTTTGGAATAATAAAAATATTTCTTTAGTCGTTATTGATATTTCTAGTTTAAATAAAGAAGAATGTGAAATAATAAGTAAAGATTTAAAGAATAAACTTTTCATAATCTATGAGGATGAAATTTTTGATAATATCAAAAATAAAACCAGT
- a CDS encoding transporter substrate-binding domain-containing protein: MKKAILLVLFVFSLSLFAQEKFIIYTYHNHSPFINSQNSGLSYDVVRYLNTQAKGKYLFELKVIPRSRLNYILKPWINKDCLKIRKCDANWMVLWVNQKWGFGQDSLSNFSWTALLQDSNVIISSSKADFYYTKPEDLIGKKLAGMAGHRYLGIDDLVDSGKIKRINGNTEVENLKVVLSKRVDATLLPKSTFEYYQKTNTEFKKLYASDVSHQDYMRNIMTVPQNKELIAYFNSLDLSEIFK; encoded by the coding sequence ATGAAAAAAGCTATTTTACTTGTTTTATTTGTATTTTCACTCTCTTTGTTTGCACAAGAAAAGTTTATAATTTATACTTACCACAATCATTCGCCTTTTATTAATAGTCAAAACAGTGGTTTATCCTATGATGTTGTTAGGTATTTAAATACACAAGCAAAAGGAAAATACCTTTTTGAATTAAAAGTTATTCCTCGTTCTAGATTAAATTATATTTTAAAACCATGGATAAATAAAGACTGCTTGAAAATACGTAAATGTGACGCTAACTGGATGGTTCTATGGGTTAATCAGAAGTGGGGCTTTGGTCAAGATTCTTTAAGTAACTTTTCTTGGACAGCGCTCTTGCAAGACTCAAATGTTATTATCTCTTCAAGTAAAGCAGATTTTTATTATACAAAACCAGAAGACTTAATAGGGAAAAAACTAGCAGGAATGGCAGGCCATAGATATCTTGGAATTGATGATTTAGTTGATTCTGGAAAAATAAAAAGAATTAATGGAAATACAGAAGTTGAGAACTTAAAAGTAGTCTTATCTAAAAGAGTAGATGCTACACTTTTACCTAAATCAACATTTGAATATTATCAAAAAACAAACACAGAATTTAAGAAATTATATGCATCAGATGTATCTCATCAAGATTATATGAGAAATATTATGACAGTACCTCAAAATAAAGAATTAATTGCCTATTTCAACAGTTTAGATCTAAGTGAAATATTTAAATAG
- a CDS encoding DNA-3-methyladenine glycosylase I, translated as MYRCAWACKNPLEMKYHDEEWGVAIHDDRLLFEMLILESAQSGLSWATILKKREGYIKAFDNFDTKKISKYTSLKIEELINDTSIVRNKLKINATITNAKVFLTIQKEYGSFDTYIWSFLEGKTLINKWKTESEVPSSSDESIKMSKDLKKRGFKFVGPTTCYAYMQAIGMVNDHVISCFRYKQVN; from the coding sequence ATGTATAGATGTGCTTGGGCTTGTAAAAATCCCTTGGAAATGAAATATCATGATGAAGAATGGGGTGTAGCTATTCATGATGATAGATTACTTTTCGAAATGCTAATTTTAGAAAGTGCGCAATCTGGTCTTAGTTGGGCAACAATTTTAAAAAAAAGAGAGGGTTATATAAAAGCTTTTGATAATTTTGATACAAAAAAAATATCAAAGTACACTTCGTTGAAAATTGAAGAACTAATCAATGATACGAGTATTGTTAGAAATAAACTAAAAATTAATGCAACAATTACAAATGCTAAAGTATTCTTAACTATTCAAAAAGAATATGGTAGTTTTGATACATATATTTGGTCATTTTTAGAAGGGAAAACACTTATAAATAAATGGAAAACTGAATCAGAAGTTCCATCTTCTAGTGATGAATCTATTAAGATGAGCAAGGATTTAAAAAAAAGAGGCTTTAAATTTGTAGGTCCAACAACTTGTTATGCATATATGCAAGCCATTGGAATGGTGAATGATCACGTAATCTCTTGTTTCAGGTATAAACAAGTAAATTAA
- a CDS encoding DUF4197 domain-containing protein: MKKTLIIMILLSTYAFSFSFSDLTDSIVKEAKEVVKMQTGSSSSLSNETIIKGLKEALNKGVTSAVTILGANNGYLNNAEVKIPLPSNLEKAKVLISKIGGESYINDLEKAMNNAATQAAPKTAKIFADSISNMSITDASNILKGADNSATTYFKTNTLESLKTLITPIIKETMAANNVASYYSSFNSFYKENIKSYVDSSSLTSYAKTLGVDSYIPGSSDESFDEYIVNKALDGLFLMIEKEEKRIRENPIERTTQILKDVFTKN, translated from the coding sequence ATGAAAAAAACACTAATTATAATGATTTTATTGAGCACTTATGCTTTTTCTTTTTCTTTCTCTGATTTAACAGACAGTATTGTTAAAGAAGCAAAAGAAGTAGTAAAAATGCAAACGGGTTCATCTTCTTCATTGAGCAATGAAACGATTATTAAAGGCTTGAAAGAAGCTTTAAACAAAGGAGTGACATCTGCTGTTACAATATTAGGTGCTAATAATGGCTATTTAAATAACGCTGAAGTAAAAATACCACTTCCGTCAAATTTAGAAAAAGCAAAAGTTTTGATTAGTAAAATAGGTGGTGAGTCTTATATTAACGATTTAGAAAAAGCCATGAACAATGCAGCTACACAAGCAGCTCCCAAAACTGCTAAAATATTTGCCGATAGTATTTCTAATATGTCGATAACAGACGCTTCTAATATTCTAAAGGGTGCAGATAATTCTGCAACGACTTATTTTAAAACAAATACCCTAGAATCATTAAAAACATTAATCACTCCTATTATTAAAGAAACAATGGCTGCTAATAATGTGGCTTCATATTATTCTTCTTTTAATTCTTTTTACAAAGAAAATATAAAATCCTATGTGGATTCAAGCTCACTTACTTCTTATGCTAAAACTCTTGGAGTGGATTCTTATATACCTGGTTCTAGTGATGAGTCTTTTGATGAATATATAGTAAATAAAGCCTTAGATGGTCTTTTTTTAATGATTGAAAAAGAAGAAAAACGAATAAGAGAAAACCCAATTGAGAGAACTACCCAAATTTTAAAAGATGTTTTTACAAAAAATTAA
- a CDS encoding small multi-drug export protein — protein MKELLEKLFQGKAGNIFIFGLFLFFCLLLFIIISYRIDITFANKITGIVLTNVLVGRVPALSFAYAVELSHIVAISVNVLIELILVCIIYPLFVLSFNGILKIELLENFFNTIKTKKKKHQKSFDRYGSFGLFLFVFIPFWMTGPIVGAIIGFLIGLKHYTIITVVAFSTFIAISLWGLFLQEIIDFLLAFDSEFIWLVLFVLLSILLIYRFKR, from the coding sequence ATGAAGGAACTTTTAGAAAAACTTTTTCAAGGAAAAGCTGGAAATATTTTTATTTTCGGCCTTTTCCTTTTCTTCTGCCTTCTTTTATTTATAATAATCTCTTATCGAATTGATATTACTTTTGCAAATAAAATTACAGGAATAGTGCTTACTAATGTACTTGTAGGTCGTGTTCCTGCTTTATCTTTTGCTTATGCAGTAGAACTGTCTCATATAGTTGCAATCTCTGTTAATGTACTAATTGAATTAATATTAGTTTGTATTATTTATCCTTTATTTGTATTAAGTTTTAATGGTATTTTAAAAATTGAACTTTTGGAGAATTTTTTTAATACTATAAAAACAAAAAAGAAAAAACATCAAAAAAGTTTTGATAGATATGGAAGTTTTGGTCTTTTTCTTTTTGTTTTTATTCCTTTTTGGATGACTGGGCCAATAGTTGGGGCTATTATTGGTTTTTTAATTGGTCTAAAACACTATACGATTATAACTGTTGTAGCTTTTTCTACTTTTATCGCCATTAGTTTATGGGGACTTTTTTTACAAGAAATAATAGACTTTTTGTTGGCTTTTGACAGTGAATTTATTTGGTTGGTTTTATTTGTATTATTAAGTATTTTATTAATATACAGATTTAAAAGATAG
- the secF gene encoding protein translocase subunit SecF → MEIFKSDKTFDFMGKRLPFLGFSAVLVIVSLVLLLTKGLNYGVDFVGGTIVQVKYQETAPIQNIRDILNKTENFHNSTITEFGSPDEIVIKLTNSSSNLANDVGDEISKLLVNTGKYEIRRVDMVGPKVGSELREKGLMALSLSLLVIMAYVSFRFEWRFALSSIFALVHDITIALGMISLFQVEVNLDILAAILTILGYSLNDTIIVFDRIREGVSTTKETVLEKVVNFSVSKTLSRTTLTSLTTFFVVLTLFLYGGEIIHGFAFTMLVGVIVGTYSSIFVAASFLVQLKFSLKDFREKEADKVKRQKEKDKLRAQFEQGTV, encoded by the coding sequence ATGGAAATTTTTAAAAGCGATAAAACATTTGATTTTATGGGAAAAAGATTACCTTTTTTAGGTTTCTCTGCTGTATTAGTTATTGTCTCTTTGGTTTTACTTTTAACTAAAGGTTTAAACTACGGAGTTGATTTTGTAGGTGGAACAATTGTTCAAGTTAAATACCAAGAAACAGCACCTATTCAAAATATCAGAGATATTTTAAATAAAACTGAAAATTTTCATAATTCTACGATTACAGAATTTGGAAGTCCTGATGAAATTGTAATTAAACTTACAAACTCTTCATCAAACTTAGCAAATGATGTAGGTGATGAGATTTCAAAATTACTTGTAAATACGGGAAAATATGAAATAAGACGAGTAGATATGGTAGGTCCTAAAGTAGGAAGTGAACTAAGAGAAAAAGGTCTTATGGCTTTATCTTTATCTCTTCTTGTTATTATGGCTTATGTATCGTTTAGATTTGAATGGCGTTTTGCTCTTTCTTCTATTTTTGCATTAGTACATGATATTACTATTGCTTTAGGAATGATTTCTTTGTTCCAAGTAGAAGTAAACTTAGATATTTTAGCAGCCATTCTAACCATCTTAGGATATTCACTAAATGATACAATTATTGTATTTGATAGAATCAGAGAAGGTGTTAGTACGACCAAAGAAACTGTTTTAGAAAAAGTAGTAAACTTTTCTGTTTCAAAAACGTTATCAAGAACAACTCTTACCTCATTAACAACCTTCTTCGTTGTTTTAACACTGTTTTTATATGGTGGAGAGATTATTCATGGTTTTGCATTTACAATGCTTGTAGGGGTAATTGTAGGTACTTACTCATCTATCTTTGTAGCAGCATCGTTTTTAGTTCAACTGAAATTTTCATTGAAAGATTTTAGAGAGAAAGAAGCCGATAAAGTGAAAAGACAAAAAGAAAAAGATAAGTTAAGAGCTCAGTTCGAGCAAGGAACAGTTTAA
- the secD gene encoding protein translocase subunit SecD yields the protein MKIFNYRLVIFMLSIIFGIVFALPSFVQTDQGKKINLGLDLQGGLHMLLGVNTQEAVVSKIKTIASSVKYFTDDEDIVIDELKFTKEVVRFVLLDADEKIKLDEMLGKIKGLEINFNTELEYELNLSQEEIEITKDLAVSQAVETIRNRLDQFGLSEPTVVRQGAVDIVVELPGIKTQAEEKAARELISKPSKLELMSVDEDRMDQVFNMTAAQASAYGNVILEHSSDPTQKFLVREIPILTGSQVIDASVAFDQGNQAIINFTLNASGARIFGDYTAKSVGQRLAVVLDGKVYSAPVIRERIGGGSGQISGGFTLSEAGSVAIALRSGALPASVNLLEKRSVGPSLGADSIRASMMALIFGFLLVFVFMIVYYGYAGIIANLALVTNIFIIVAVMAMFGATLTLPGMAGIVLTIGMAVDANVIITERIRELLKQGLSIPKAIEDGYSNAMRAILDANITTLLVAIILYAYGTGPIKGFAVTISIGILASMLTAILGTHGVYEALGQKMQKDKNLRKWFGIK from the coding sequence TTGAAAATCTTTAATTATAGACTCGTAATATTTATGTTAAGCATTATTTTTGGAATTGTTTTTGCTCTTCCTTCTTTTGTGCAAACTGACCAAGGTAAGAAAATCAATTTAGGATTAGACTTACAAGGTGGATTACACATGTTACTTGGTGTAAATACCCAAGAAGCAGTTGTATCTAAGATAAAAACAATAGCAAGTTCTGTTAAATATTTTACGGATGATGAAGATATTGTTATTGATGAACTAAAATTTACAAAAGAAGTGGTTCGATTTGTACTTTTAGATGCGGATGAAAAAATCAAACTGGATGAAATGTTAGGAAAAATAAAAGGTTTAGAGATTAATTTTAATACTGAACTTGAATATGAACTTAACTTAAGTCAAGAAGAGATTGAAATCACTAAAGATTTAGCGGTTAGTCAAGCAGTTGAAACTATAAGAAACAGATTAGATCAATTTGGTTTATCTGAACCTACAGTTGTAAGACAAGGTGCGGTTGATATAGTAGTTGAACTTCCTGGTATTAAAACTCAAGCAGAAGAAAAAGCGGCAAGAGAATTAATTTCAAAACCTTCAAAACTAGAATTAATGTCTGTTGATGAAGACAGAATGGACCAAGTATTTAATATGACTGCTGCACAAGCTTCTGCTTATGGAAATGTTATTTTAGAACACTCAAGTGATCCTACTCAAAAATTTTTAGTAAGAGAAATTCCTATTTTAACTGGTTCACAAGTAATTGATGCAAGTGTAGCTTTTGATCAAGGTAATCAAGCCATTATTAATTTTACACTGAATGCAAGTGGTGCTAGAATTTTTGGAGATTATACTGCTAAAAGTGTGGGACAACGATTGGCTGTTGTTTTAGATGGAAAAGTTTATTCTGCACCCGTAATACGTGAACGTATTGGTGGAGGAAGTGGTCAAATTTCTGGTGGTTTTACTTTAAGTGAAGCAGGTTCTGTTGCAATTGCCCTTCGTTCAGGAGCATTACCAGCATCTGTTAATTTACTTGAAAAAAGATCAGTAGGACCTTCTTTGGGAGCTGATAGTATTAGAGCTTCAATGATGGCTTTAATTTTTGGATTTTTACTGGTATTTGTATTTATGATTGTATATTATGGATATGCTGGAATTATTGCAAATCTTGCTTTGGTTACTAATATTTTTATAATAGTTGCAGTTATGGCAATGTTTGGGGCAACCTTGACCCTCCCAGGAATGGCAGGAATTGTATTAACTATTGGTATGGCTGTTGATGCAAATGTTATTATTACGGAGAGAATCAGAGAGTTATTAAAACAAGGTCTCTCCATTCCTAAAGCAATTGAAGATGGTTATTCAAATGCAATGAGAGCTATTTTAGATGCAAATATTACTACGCTTTTAGTTGCTATAATTTTATATGCATATGGAACAGGACCTATTAAAGGTTTTGCTGTAACTATTTCTATTGGTATTTTAGCTTCTATGTTAACAGCTATTTTAGGAACTCATGGTGTTTATGAAGCCTTGGGTCAAAAAATGCAAAAAGACAAAAATTTAAGAAAATGGTTTGGTATTAAATAA
- the yajC gene encoding preprotein translocase subunit YajC, which produces MNGSADLISSLLPLVALFAIFYFLIIRPQQKQAKTHKEMLANLAKGDKVVTSGGLIVEIVKVEDDFFAVKNSDNSEMKLVKEFVSKKFD; this is translated from the coding sequence ATGAATGGAAGTGCAGACTTAATAAGTTCTCTTTTACCCCTAGTTGCGTTATTCGCAATTTTTTACTTTTTAATTATTAGACCACAGCAAAAACAAGCAAAAACTCATAAAGAGATGTTAGCTAATTTAGCTAAAGGTGACAAAGTAGTTACAAGTGGTGGTCTTATTGTTGAAATTGTAAAAGTTGAAGATGACTTTTTTGCAGTTAAAAATTCTGACAATTCAGAAATGAAACTTGTTAAAGAATTTGTTTCTAAAAAATTCGACTAA
- a CDS encoding apolipoprotein N-acyltransferase, translated as MKTKQTLLLSILIALFISFLFSSSLYLEYFSYTNIYLNSFLSLLAIFAILNSSKKILFFTGFFIGILWFYWLSFSFIHYDLSYLIPFVILGIALIYGIIFYLMALFENIYFKAFALFVLSFVHPFGFSWLQPEILFVNSIFSIQKEAFILIILSMLVLSVFKKYYKVLFLFPLCFALDQKVALSEDVNLKIFMPEINIKQENKWKQDKRSEIIALNNRLILNAIEHNYDLIVLPETAYPLVLNKNEKLMNFLLEQSSKIDIVLGALNKKDNNYYNSSYHFSKNKLVIANKVVLVPFGEAVPLPEVIANYINDIFYEGAQDFLKASKATDFNIKGLNIRNAICYEATNDILFENLNGVKHMLVISNNAWFTPSIEPILQKQLLRYYAKKYGITIYHSVNGSPNYIIKP; from the coding sequence ATGAAAACAAAGCAAACCCTTCTTCTCTCCATTTTAATAGCTTTATTTATTTCTTTTTTATTCTCTTCTTCTTTGTATTTAGAATATTTTTCTTATACTAATATCTATTTAAACAGCTTTTTATCTCTTTTGGCTATTTTTGCCATTTTAAATTCATCTAAAAAAATATTGTTTTTTACTGGATTTTTCATAGGGATTTTATGGTTTTACTGGCTTAGTTTTTCTTTTATACATTATGACTTAAGTTATTTAATACCCTTTGTTATCCTAGGTATTGCTCTTATTTATGGAATTATTTTTTATTTAATGGCTTTATTTGAGAATATTTATTTTAAAGCTTTTGCTTTATTTGTTTTATCTTTTGTCCATCCTTTTGGTTTTTCTTGGTTACAACCAGAGATTTTATTTGTTAATTCTATTTTTTCGATTCAAAAAGAAGCATTTATTTTAATTATTCTTTCTATGCTTGTTTTGTCTGTTTTTAAAAAATACTATAAAGTTTTATTTCTTTTTCCCTTATGTTTTGCACTGGATCAAAAAGTTGCTTTAAGTGAAGATGTAAATCTTAAAATATTTATGCCAGAAATTAATATCAAACAAGAAAATAAATGGAAACAAGATAAACGTAGTGAGATAATAGCTCTTAATAACAGACTCATACTAAATGCAATTGAGCATAATTATGATTTAATTGTTTTACCTGAAACTGCTTATCCTTTGGTGCTTAATAAAAATGAAAAATTAATGAATTTTTTATTAGAACAATCTTCTAAAATAGATATTGTGCTTGGTGCTTTAAACAAAAAAGACAATAATTATTACAACTCTTCATATCATTTTTCAAAGAATAAACTAGTCATTGCAAACAAAGTAGTTCTGGTGCCTTTTGGAGAAGCCGTACCTCTTCCTGAAGTTATTGCAAATTATATCAATGATATTTTTTATGAAGGGGCACAGGACTTTTTAAAAGCCTCTAAAGCCACGGATTTTAATATAAAAGGCTTAAACATAAGAAATGCTATTTGTTATGAAGCAACAAATGATATTTTATTTGAGAATTTAAATGGAGTTAAACACATGCTTGTAATTTCTAACAATGCTTGGTTCACACCCTCAATTGAACCAATCTTACAAAAACAGCTCTTAAGATATTATGCTAAAAAATATGGAATTACTATTTATCACAGTGTAAATGGAAGTCCAAACTATATTATCAAACCTTAA
- a CDS encoding mechanosensitive ion channel — protein MEDFSEVFGMYALNIMFALAIFVIGKFLARKATDIVIALLGKKKGVDQTLLNFFSGLMYYALLVMVLLAALDQVGINTTSFLAIIGAAGLAIGLALKDSLSNFASGVMLVFFKPFKVGDVVNAGGVTGKVIHIHLFNTEFTTPDNQKILVPNSAITSGAITNINAHNKRRVDLVIGIGYDDDIKKAKNILNDIVEAHEKVLVKDGITVAVSELADSSVNFVVRAWVKTPDYWDVKFYLTEEIKLRFDKEGISIPYPQTDVHLYKKD, from the coding sequence ATGGAAGATTTTTCTGAAGTTTTTGGCATGTATGCATTAAATATTATGTTTGCATTGGCAATTTTTGTGATAGGTAAATTTTTAGCAAGAAAAGCAACAGATATTGTAATTGCACTCTTAGGAAAAAAGAAAGGGGTGGATCAAACCTTACTTAATTTTTTCTCTGGTTTAATGTATTACGCATTGCTTGTAATGGTGCTTTTAGCTGCATTGGATCAAGTAGGCATTAATACTACTTCTTTCTTAGCAATCATTGGTGCTGCTGGTTTAGCTATTGGTTTAGCACTAAAAGATTCTTTATCTAATTTTGCTTCTGGTGTTATGCTTGTCTTTTTTAAACCTTTTAAAGTTGGAGATGTTGTTAATGCAGGTGGGGTTACTGGAAAAGTAATTCATATTCACTTATTTAATACAGAATTTACAACGCCAGATAATCAAAAAATTCTAGTACCTAACTCAGCAATTACAAGTGGAGCTATTACTAATATCAATGCTCACAATAAAAGAAGAGTTGATTTAGTAATTGGAATTGGTTATGACGATGACATTAAAAAAGCAAAAAATATTTTAAATGATATTGTAGAAGCCCATGAAAAAGTTTTAGTTAAAGATGGTATTACCGTTGCCGTTTCTGAACTTGCTGATTCAAGTGTAAACTTTGTAGTAAGAGCTTGGGTTAAAACACCTGATTATTGGGATGTTAAATTTTATTTAACAGAAGAAATCAAATTACGTTTTGATAAAGAAGGTATTTCTATTCCTTACCCACAAACAGATGTGCATTTATACAAAAAAGATTAA